In Opisthocomus hoazin isolate bOpiHoa1 chromosome 3, bOpiHoa1.hap1, whole genome shotgun sequence, a genomic segment contains:
- the ZNF830 gene encoding zinc finger protein 830: MAAGGVGSGRKQVRQEELRRLMREKQRQNAGRKRIDSPFAKYNSLGHLSCALCNAPVKSELLWQTHALGRQHRERVAELKGTKQTATSSAASTSSHPVKRKTVDAENTELKRVKGTDEKPHTSTSGLPADFFDETEQDSANEQLSKGSGPSLLSGNYDDDDDDDDEEEEQDQSSQSCVVRKSENPPPTQEVTANSLPADFFDSKTTAAPIVSHSGSIQKAETQEKTVERKKNTAEALPEGFFDDPEVDAKVRKVDAPKDQMDKEWDEFQKEMRQVNTISEAIVAEEDEEGRLDRQIGEIDEQIECYRRVELLRNRQDLMKEKLKEAMRLRAAQEKEDEAVGSEDEEELQGLLSQDWRVKGALL, translated from the exons atggcggcgggcggggTGGGCTCGGGGCGGAAGCAGGTGCGGCAGGAGGAGCTGCGGCGCCTGATGCGGGAGAAGCAGCGGCAGAACGCGGGGAGGAAGCGGATCGACTCGCCCTTCGCCAA GTACAACAGCCTGGGGCACCTGAGCTGCGCGCTGTGCAACGCGCCCGTGAAGAGCGAGCTGCTCTGGCAGACCCACGCCCTCGGCCGGCAGCACCGcgag AGAGTTGCAGAATTAAAAGGCACAAAGCAGACAGCGACCAGTTCAGCTGCCAGCACGTCATCTCATCCTGTCAAGAGAAAAACCGTTGACGCAGAAAATACAGAGTTAAAGAGAGTAAAAG GTACAGACGAAAAGCCACATACGTCTACATCTGG GCTACCAGCAGATTTTTTTGATGAAACTGAGCAAGATAGTGCAAACGAACAGCTTTCAAAGGGTTCAGGTCCCAGTTTATTGTCAGGAAATtacgatgatgatgatgatgatgatgatgaagaggaggaacAAGATCAATCAAGCCAATCTTGCGTTGTGCGTAAATCTGAAAATCCACCTCCAACTCAGGAAGTAACAGCTAATTCTCTGCCTGCAG ATTTCTTTGACAGCAAAACTACAGCTGCTCCTATAGTTTCCCATTCAGGATCCATACAGAAAGCAGAGACACAAGAGAAGACAGTGGAAAG gaaaaaaaacactgctgAAGCTTTGCCAGAAGGTTTCTTTGATGATCCTGAAGTGGATGCAAAA GTGCGAAAAGTTGATGCTCCGAAGGATCAGATGGACAAAGAATGGGATGAATTTCAAAAGGAAATGCGACAGGTCAACACA ATTTCAGAAGCAATAGTGgcagaagaggatgaggagggacgACTAGATCGTCAGATTGGAGAAATCGACGAGCAGAT TGAATGTTATCGCCGCGTTGAGCTTTTGCGTAACCGCCAGGATCTgatgaaggagaagctgaaggaagCCATGAGATTAAGAGCAGCTCAAGAGAAAGAGGATGAGGCTGTTGGCAGCGAAGATGAAGAAGAATTGCAGGGTTTGCTGTCTCAGGACTGGCGGGTGAAAGGGGCTTTGTTGTAG